A region from the Mesorhizobium sp. J8 genome encodes:
- a CDS encoding alanyl-tRNA editing protein, whose protein sequence is MAHKTEALFRDDAYQKTAEAEVVAINDRGGILLDRTIFYATSGGQPGDTGMLERVDGGRIAIAATITGETKDEIIHVPAPEQALPAVGERLKLLIDWERRHLLMRMHSACHLLTVICPFPITGAAVAEDDSRVDFDIPDAGFTKEDVTARLMELVRADHPIFTRLITDDELAANPGLVKSKNVRPPVGTGKIRLVCIGDNGSIDSQPCGGTHVRSTGEVGDIHIGKIEKKGRENRRFRIRFGPMPAS, encoded by the coding sequence ATGGCGCACAAGACCGAGGCGCTGTTTCGCGACGACGCCTATCAGAAGACGGCCGAAGCCGAGGTCGTCGCCATCAACGATCGCGGCGGCATCCTTCTCGACCGCACGATCTTCTACGCCACGTCGGGCGGACAGCCGGGCGACACCGGCATGCTCGAACGTGTCGACGGTGGCCGCATCGCCATCGCCGCCACCATCACCGGCGAGACAAAGGACGAGATCATCCATGTGCCGGCGCCGGAACAGGCGCTTCCCGCAGTCGGCGAAAGGCTGAAGCTTCTGATCGACTGGGAGCGGCGGCACCTCCTGATGCGCATGCATTCGGCCTGCCACCTGCTGACCGTCATCTGTCCGTTTCCGATCACCGGAGCGGCGGTGGCCGAGGACGACAGCCGCGTCGATTTCGACATTCCCGATGCCGGCTTCACCAAGGAAGATGTGACGGCTCGCCTGATGGAGCTGGTGCGCGCCGACCATCCGATCTTCACCCGGCTGATCACGGACGACGAGCTTGCGGCCAATCCCGGCCTGGTCAAATCGAAGAACGTCCGTCCGCCGGTCGGGACCGGCAAGATTCGCCTGGTGTGCATAGGCGACAACGGTTCGATCGACAGCCAGCCCTGCGGCGGGACGCATGTGAGGTCGACCGGCGAAGTCGGCGACATACATATCGGCAAGATCGAAAAGAAAGGCCGCGAGAACCGGCGCTTCCGCATCCGCTTCGGACCGATGCCGGCGAGCTGA
- a CDS encoding GNAT family N-acetyltransferase encodes MENGAPQDIDVTVTFLEMHAAPAVSPPIPYNRQIALLKTKDIPLHFYRYLIDRVGRKWHWVNVLRLSDEELAAGLHREDRDIRVLYLDGAPAGFFDLKPHLPDEVELAYFGMMEHAHGQGIGRWFLGAAISAAWAHGPRRVTVQTCTLDHPAALPLYQKLGFTPVAQKREVVRPLTFAERSASVMRG; translated from the coding sequence ATGGAAAACGGCGCGCCGCAAGATATCGATGTCACGGTCACCTTCCTGGAGATGCATGCCGCGCCCGCGGTGTCGCCGCCGATCCCCTACAACCGCCAGATCGCGCTGCTGAAGACGAAAGATATCCCGCTCCACTTCTACCGCTATCTGATCGATCGCGTCGGGCGCAAATGGCACTGGGTCAATGTGCTGAGGCTGAGCGACGAGGAGCTTGCCGCCGGCCTGCACCGCGAGGACCGCGACATCCGCGTGCTATATCTCGACGGCGCCCCCGCCGGCTTCTTTGACCTCAAGCCGCATCTTCCGGACGAGGTGGAGCTCGCTTATTTCGGCATGATGGAGCATGCGCACGGCCAGGGCATCGGCCGCTGGTTCCTTGGCGCCGCGATCTCGGCGGCTTGGGCGCATGGGCCAAGGCGCGTCACCGTGCAGACCTGCACGCTCGATCATCCGGCGGCTCTGCCGCTTTATCAGAAACTCGGCTTCACGCCGGTGGCGCAGAAGCGGGAGGTCGTGCGACCGCTGACCTTCGCCGAGCGCTCGGCCAGCGTCATGCGAGGCTAA
- the sseA gene encoding 3-mercaptopyruvate sulfurtransferase, translating to MAQDSPFIVDADWLEKRLGEPGLTIIDASWYLPAQNRDARAEYDAAHIPGARFLDQDAVSDPDSKLPHTLASPQHFAQYVGAMGVSADDTIVVYDGPGLFSAPRAWWMFRVMGVFQVYILNGGLDRWKAEGRPVTSEPTKIAPSVFHADFDKSRVVSLDEMRRIVGSRESQIADARSAGRFAGTDPEPRQGVRSGHMPGARNVPITALAENGELLPKDRLRKVIEDAGIDLSKPVVTSCGSGITAAAVTLALETLGHSDNRLYDGSWTEWGGLGDTPVVTGKE from the coding sequence ATGGCGCAGGACAGTCCTTTCATCGTCGACGCCGATTGGCTGGAGAAGCGGCTTGGCGAGCCCGGCCTCACCATCATCGACGCCTCCTGGTATCTGCCGGCGCAGAACCGCGACGCCCGGGCCGAATATGACGCCGCCCACATTCCCGGAGCGCGCTTCCTCGATCAGGACGCGGTCTCCGATCCGGATTCGAAACTGCCGCACACACTGGCCTCGCCGCAGCACTTCGCCCAATATGTCGGCGCGATGGGCGTCTCGGCCGACGACACCATCGTCGTCTATGATGGGCCGGGCCTGTTCTCGGCGCCGCGCGCCTGGTGGATGTTCCGCGTCATGGGCGTCTTCCAGGTCTACATCCTGAATGGCGGACTCGACCGCTGGAAGGCCGAGGGCCGGCCGGTGACGTCCGAGCCGACCAAGATCGCGCCGAGCGTCTTCCACGCCGATTTCGACAAGAGCAGGGTCGTTAGCCTCGACGAGATGCGCAGGATCGTCGGCAGCCGAGAGAGCCAGATCGCTGACGCGCGCTCGGCCGGCCGTTTCGCCGGAACCGATCCCGAACCGCGCCAGGGCGTGCGTTCAGGCCACATGCCGGGCGCGCGCAATGTCCCGATCACGGCACTTGCCGAGAATGGCGAGTTGCTGCCCAAGGACCGCTTGCGCAAGGTGATCGAGGATGCCGGCATCGACCTCTCGAAGCCTGTTGTCACGTCTTGCGGCTCCGGTATCACGGCTGCTGCGGTCACATTGGCGCTGGAGACGCTCGGCCATAGCGACAACCGGCTGTACGACGGGTCGTGGACTGAATGGGGCGGTCTCGGCGACACGCCGGTAGTGACAGGGAAAGAATGA
- a CDS encoding DUF1203 domain-containing protein → MSIQFKALPTEAVRALQRGGPDAYGRIPEHRISDGDGVPCRHCLKNVAEGDGYLIVAYRPFPELQPYAETGPIFLHAEECERAAEGDTLPEMLESSDYIVRGYGKDDRIVYGSGAVTPTGDIAARAATLLERDDIAYIHVRSAQNNCYQCRIERA, encoded by the coding sequence ATGAGCATCCAGTTCAAAGCCTTGCCGACCGAAGCCGTGCGCGCCTTGCAGCGGGGAGGGCCCGATGCCTATGGCCGCATCCCCGAGCACAGGATTTCCGATGGCGACGGCGTGCCCTGCAGGCACTGCCTGAAGAACGTCGCCGAAGGCGACGGCTACCTGATCGTTGCCTACCGGCCTTTCCCGGAACTGCAGCCCTATGCCGAAACCGGCCCGATCTTCCTTCATGCCGAGGAATGCGAGCGCGCCGCGGAAGGGGACACGCTGCCGGAGATGCTCGAAAGCAGCGACTATATCGTCAGGGGCTATGGCAAGGACGATCGCATCGTCTATGGCAGCGGCGCGGTCACGCCGACCGGCGACATCGCCGCACGCGCGGCGACACTGCTTGAGCGCGACGACATCGCCTACATCCATGTCCGCTCGGCGCAGAACAATTGCTACCAATGCCGGATCGAGCGGGCCTGA
- the ald gene encoding alanine dehydrogenase, with amino-acid sequence MRVGCPKEIKNHEYRVGMTPGSVREYVAHGHEVLVETGAGAGIGADDNAYRAAGATIAKTAADVFAKSDMIVKVKEPQPNEWVQLRDGQILYTYLHLAPDPEQTKGLLASGVTAIAYETVTDDRGGLPLLAPMSEVAGRLSIQAGATALQKANGGRGVLLGGVPGVLPGKVTVLGGGVVGLHAAKMAAGLGADVTIIDRSIPRLRQLDDIFGGRVHTRYSTVEALEEECFSADVVIGAVLIPGAAAPKLVTREMLSGMKKGSVLVDVAIDQGGCFETSHATTHADPTYEVDGVIHYCVANMPGAVPVTSAHALNNATLHYGLQLADKGLKALVDDHHLRNGLNVHKGKITNRAVAEALGYEMVEPKAVLAA; translated from the coding sequence ATGCGTGTCGGCTGCCCCAAGGAAATCAAGAACCATGAATATCGCGTCGGCATGACGCCCGGCTCGGTCCGCGAATATGTCGCTCATGGCCACGAAGTGCTGGTCGAGACGGGTGCCGGCGCCGGCATCGGCGCCGACGACAACGCCTATCGCGCGGCCGGCGCCACCATCGCCAAGACGGCCGCCGACGTGTTCGCCAAGTCGGACATGATCGTCAAGGTCAAGGAGCCGCAGCCCAACGAATGGGTCCAGCTGCGCGACGGCCAGATCCTCTACACCTATCTGCATCTCGCTCCCGATCCGGAGCAGACCAAGGGGCTTCTCGCTTCGGGCGTCACCGCGATTGCGTATGAGACCGTGACCGACGACCGCGGTGGCCTGCCGCTGCTCGCGCCGATGTCGGAAGTCGCCGGCCGCCTGTCGATCCAGGCCGGCGCCACCGCGCTGCAGAAGGCCAATGGCGGCCGTGGCGTGCTGCTCGGCGGCGTGCCTGGCGTGCTGCCCGGCAAGGTCACCGTGCTCGGCGGCGGCGTCGTCGGCCTGCATGCGGCCAAGATGGCGGCCGGCCTCGGCGCCGATGTTACCATCATCGACCGCTCGATCCCGCGTCTTCGCCAGCTCGACGACATCTTCGGCGGCCGCGTGCATACGCGCTACTCGACCGTCGAGGCGCTGGAAGAGGAATGCTTCTCGGCCGATGTCGTCATCGGCGCCGTGCTGATCCCGGGTGCTGCGGCGCCCAAGCTCGTCACCCGCGAAATGCTTTCCGGCATGAAGAAAGGCTCGGTGCTGGTCGACGTCGCGATCGACCAAGGCGGCTGCTTCGAGACCTCGCATGCCACGACCCACGCCGATCCGACCTACGAGGTCGATGGGGTCATCCACTATTGCGTCGCCAACATGCCCGGCGCCGTGCCGGTCACTTCGGCGCACGCGCTCAACAACGCCACGCTGCATTACGGCCTGCAGCTCGCCGACAAGGGCCTCAAGGCGCTGGTCGACGACCATCACCTGCGCAACGGCCTCAATGTCCATAAGGGCAAAATCACCAACCGCGCCGTCGCTGAGGCGCTCGGCTACGAAATGGTCGAGCCGAAGGCGGTGCTTGCCGCCTGA
- a CDS encoding cysteine synthase A: MPRSVIEAIGNTPLIRLNKASEATGCEILGKAEFMNPGQSVKDRAGLFIIRDAEQRGLLKPGGVIVEGTAGNTGIGLTLVAKALGYRTVIVIPDTQSQEKKDVIKILGAELIEVPAVPYKNANNYIKLSGRLAEQLARSEPNGAIWANQFDNVANRDGHVRTTAQEIWDQTGGKIDGFVSAVGSGGTLAGVALGLKGKSKDIKIALADPLGAALYSFYTSGELKSDGNSITEGIGQGRITANLEGFTPDFSYQVPDEEALPIIFDLIQEEGLCVGGSTGINIAGAIRLARELGPGHTIVTILADYGTRYQSKLFNPEFLRGKNLPVPGWMEEKADISVPFEKVA; encoded by the coding sequence ATGCCCCGTTCTGTGATCGAAGCGATCGGCAACACGCCCTTGATCCGGCTCAACAAGGCTTCGGAAGCGACCGGCTGTGAGATCCTCGGCAAGGCCGAATTCATGAATCCGGGGCAATCGGTGAAAGATCGAGCCGGCCTGTTCATCATCCGCGATGCCGAGCAGCGCGGCTTGCTCAAGCCCGGCGGGGTCATCGTCGAAGGCACTGCCGGCAACACCGGCATCGGTTTGACACTGGTCGCCAAGGCGCTCGGCTACCGCACCGTGATCGTCATTCCCGACACGCAGAGCCAGGAAAAGAAGGATGTGATCAAGATCCTGGGCGCGGAGCTCATCGAAGTGCCGGCCGTGCCCTACAAGAACGCCAACAATTACATAAAACTGTCCGGCCGCCTTGCCGAGCAACTGGCGCGCTCCGAGCCCAACGGCGCGATCTGGGCCAACCAGTTCGACAATGTCGCCAACCGCGATGGCCACGTCCGCACGACCGCGCAGGAAATCTGGGACCAAACCGGCGGCAAGATCGATGGCTTTGTCTCGGCGGTCGGTTCCGGCGGCACGCTTGCCGGTGTCGCGCTCGGGCTCAAGGGCAAAAGCAAGGACATCAAGATCGCGCTCGCCGATCCGCTGGGCGCAGCGCTCTACAGTTTCTATACCAGCGGCGAGTTGAAATCCGACGGCAACTCGATAACCGAGGGCATCGGGCAAGGCCGCATCACCGCCAATCTCGAAGGCTTCACGCCGGACTTCTCTTATCAGGTCCCGGACGAGGAAGCCTTGCCTATCATCTTCGACCTGATCCAGGAGGAGGGTCTCTGCGTCGGCGGCTCGACCGGTATCAACATCGCCGGCGCCATCCGGCTGGCGCGCGAGCTCGGTCCCGGCCACACCATCGTCACGATCCTTGCCGACTACGGCACGCGCTATCAGTCGAAGCTCTTCAATCCGGAGTTCCTGCGCGGCAAGAATCTTCCCGTGCCGGGCTGGATGGAAGAGAAAGCCGATATCTCGGTGCCGTTCGAAAAGGTGGCATGA
- a CDS encoding OmpA family protein → MLTRRTFAVAMIAAIAMPSLASAQATTPSAATIERQLDAAPSKKLRPNERVTIREFKRRPDLRRMARSIDIQSINFEFGSAAIAPSQYGKVEIIADALHRILRRDRGARILIEGHTDAVGSFESNQILSERRAASLKRTLVSEFGVPSFALETVGYGEEFLLVQTQQENWRNRRVTLRRFDDFVR, encoded by the coding sequence ATGTTGACCCGACGTACATTTGCCGTGGCCATGATTGCGGCAATTGCCATGCCGAGCCTGGCATCCGCGCAGGCGACCACGCCTTCGGCCGCTACGATCGAGCGCCAGCTCGACGCCGCCCCAAGCAAGAAGCTTCGCCCCAATGAGCGCGTCACCATTCGCGAGTTCAAGCGCCGGCCGGACCTGCGGCGCATGGCGCGCTCGATCGATATCCAGTCGATCAACTTCGAGTTCGGCTCGGCCGCCATTGCCCCCTCGCAATACGGCAAGGTCGAAATCATCGCCGACGCGCTCCACCGCATCCTGCGCCGCGACCGCGGCGCCCGCATCCTGATCGAGGGTCATACCGACGCCGTGGGCTCCTTCGAATCGAACCAGATCCTGTCCGAACGTCGCGCCGCCTCGCTGAAGCGGACGCTGGTAAGCGAATTCGGCGTGCCTTCGTTCGCGCTGGAGACCGTCGGCTATGGCGAGGAGTTCCTGCTCGTGCAGACCCAGCAGGAGAACTGGCGCAACCGTCGCGTGACGCTGCGCCGCTTCGACGATTTCGTAAGGTAA